In Phyllopteryx taeniolatus isolate TA_2022b chromosome 5, UOR_Ptae_1.2, whole genome shotgun sequence, the DNA window ACCTTAAAGCATCCGGTGGTTGGAAAATATCCGACCGAGTCAATGTAGAGCTTTTCCACGGTACGACAACAAGGCACTCTTACCCACACCAGCACGAAGCCCCCGTCCCCATATGGGTTGTCACATtggacgtttaaaaaaaaaaaaaaaaaaacctcctccTTCCACTTTGTTCGTGAGATGGACCCACTCAaggccgacaacgaggcactctaaagcgacCATGCCAGCCCGAAACCCTGGTCCACACACTGGCTTTCACgtcagcctttttttcccctccttgcTCTCTTGTCTTTCTCTGCGTAATGTGCATGCACTCACAGCCAACAATGGGGTGCTCCAAAGTGGCCACACCACAGACTATCTGAAGGGAAGgtgcattttcagggtgtaggcgtagctagctagctaactgcacatcGCTGTTGCACCAGATAACTGCTGATGTGAATGAAGGTgttcttatatagtggaggACGGGCCACTTGTGCCGGGACCCAACTGCATCACTAAGCACCGTTTTATCCACGgccaaaaaatcaggaaaactgaaatggtgaaaaacattttaatgctgTAGTTCCACAATTGAgaactacatagttctcagtctttgcacgctTTCAGCGATTATCTTCAaatatgtatattgtatttagaaatcaatctctgaattcactttacagggtcttcaaGCTATAGAAATATATTTAAGTAGAATGCAAGACAATGCttcagcacacccacgacccttaTGAGGACATTACAGtgtagtatagaaaatggatggataaataataaGTCCTGTTAAACTCCACTGCCTCCTACAGTGATGTTTGGCCATTGTTATGTAAAAACCTCTCACTATTGTGCATTGCAGTTCTATACAACTCATTATAGTCATcgttattattttactttactttGCATCATACTGgtaggtgtttctaatatttccaCCCTCTCAGTTTATCAATGCGCTAACATACAGAAACAGCTCTCCGTAGTTCATTAGATTGTCCAGGTGTCCCAAACGTTGAGGTTATAAGTGCATTTCTGCCCGTGTCTTAATCACCCAACACACATTTCGTCATCTGTGATGATTTACCTAACAATGCCTCATGTTGTCTTACAGCGGTGAAGTTTGGCCGCATGTCCAAGAAGCAGCGAGACAGCCTCTACGCTGAGGTCCAGAAGCATCggctccagcagcagcagcgcgaCCACCAACAGCAGCCCGGGGAGGCGGAGCCTCTCACACCCAGCTACGGCCTCTCGGCCAACGGCCTCACGGAGCTCCACGACGACCTCAGCGGCTACATGGACGGCCACACCCCCGACGGCACCAAACCGGACTCGGCCGTCAGCAGCTTCTACCTGGATATCCAGCCCTCCCCGGACCAGTCTGGCCTGGACATCAACGGCATCAAGCCCGAACCCATCTGCGACTTTGCCCCCGGCTCTGGCTTCTTCCCTTATTGCTCCTTCACCAACGGAGAAACCTCCCCTACCGTGTCCATGGCAGAACTAGGTGAGACGCGTCACAGAGACTGTGGGTGGGGGTCGACGAGAGGAGAGACAGAACAATGGAGGGTGGAGGGGGGCAGGGAGGGGTACAACTCAACCGTGGGGCAAACGATGCAAAGGTTGCTTAAAATAGCAGGAGGTTGGAGACTCATCTCCAACACTCATTAAAAGAGCCTCTTTTTGTAATTAGTTTCCATTAATTAGGGCCAATCAGGATCCAGCAGGGCAGGCGTCTGGGGAAATCATTTTTTTAGGCTCCCCTGTGCCTCGGAACTCCTTTTAACAGATGTGTTTCCAAAACCATTTAAATTCTTATGCTCACTACTTCTCTCAGAGCAAATGTGACCTTTGTTTGAGTGAGTAACACGGTGCACCCTCCCCTCCTCCATGCATTTGTGTCATAACTAGATTGGCTTTGCCTCACTCTAAAGCTATGAGCTTTCCTGGAGGCAGTAAAAGGAAATGTCAACAAGCTTTTTTCCCCAGTAAGAAAAAAGTGCGAGAGAAAAGCCTCCGCATATCTTCCTCCCTTCCTTACTGAAAactctgtaaataaataatcttttCCAGTGGCAGATCTCATCACCGATGTCTTCACTTTTACATCTTGACTGTGTTTCAGAGCACTTGGCCCAAAATATCTCCAAATCACACATGGAGACATGTCAGTACCTGAGAGAAGAACTTCAGCAGATGACCTGGCAAGCCTTCCTGCAGGAGGAGGTGGAGAGCTACCAGAGCAAGGTAGCTTGACCACACAGCCTCCTCTCGAGCACTGCGCGAATTAAATGCATTGTTTTAAAGCGATAACTCACTCCGTTTCCATGTTGTTCTGTTCTCAGCCACGGGAAGTCATGTGGCAGCTGTGTGCTATCAAAATAACAGAGGCCATTCAGTATGTGGTGGAGTTCGCCAAGCGCATCGATGGCTTCATGGAGCTGTGTCAGAATGATCAGATAGTGCTGCTCAAAGCAGGTATGACAGTCTGtcaacacgtacacacacacacacacacatacacgcataaTACTGATATTGTCACAAGGGCTGACCTGACTGCATAAAGACTTCTTCTTCATGTGTGCATGCAGTGTGTCTTGCGACTTTCCTGTGCACGGACACATCACAAGATGAATGTCTACAATGTCAGATAACACCGCTCCCCTTTTTACCAACCACCGCCTTTTCAAGGTTTTGCTACTGTAACTCCAACATTCATGCAAAGAAATTCTGAACCGCACATATTCTCTGACAGGCATCACTTTGGCGTTGTTCCTCTTTGTTTCATAGCTTGAAAAGGTTTTCCTCATCACTTGATAACCAATAAACAAACTGTAATGAAAACATTAGGTCAAACAATCCTATTTAGGATCAGCACCCAAGGCTGCATTATTGCATGGGCTCAGGTCATACGCTGCATGCagcccccaaaaacaaaacacatgatATACACTAGTACCTtgatttattaaatttttttgtgaacaatgctttaaaaaagaggcttcaagctattaATTTCACTCCCacttgaggtttactgtcaaatgaaaaataaaacaaacagaactacactttgtgtatttgaaacaaccacataactttgccttaggaaagtcagCTCGCTTAATGCTaccacacaatgcaaaatgccataaacaggctaacaaatagcatcgatATTGTGATGCAattaaacacaaacagtgcagaaACACATTTAgaaagacaaaataacaatactctcaggcatgtattctttatcctaaaaaaaaaaaaagataatataataataataagaaatattactgcagcttatggagtcagttgtgaaactcttcttcgtgtgtgtatatatgtctgtattatattgccccctggtggccaaggcacacacaccagaaggagcgcaATGTGGAACTGGAGAGGaataatagcatttccattctttttgaTGGGAAAGGATGATTTgtgatacaagtgttttgaactacaagcgtggtcacggtacaaattaaacttgtaattcaaggcaccaccgtacagtaaatgtacagtgGGTGAACCAACTAAAATATCaacaacctttaaaaaaaagaattcattaCTTTAATTTTGGGGCAATTTTGTCCCACAGACAATGTAACCATAAAGGTCCCTGAACTACTTAGGGTAATCCAGCACCGTCAGCATAAAATTTTACACCTTCAATGATGGCCACTTCGTGCATTTCAGTTTCATTAAGCTTCATCCTTTATTCactgacaaattaaaaaaattgaactGTTGAAATATGCTTGCATTGTTAATATCCAATAAaatttcacctttttcatgTTTCGGTATCAAAATTCCAAGGGGTCTCCCTGGGTCAACCTCTATTAAGTAGTTTTTTGCAATATGCTGCTAACTATCAAGTTATGTCACCTTATGACACTAtcacattaaaaatgttaattaaagaatatgtaaaaacattcatccatccagccatttccaTACCGCTAACAGTCACgtgtaatacagtatttgtgtttgtagtggtaactgcactgcatcattctgagagctgtttctaatatttttagtTACCTTATTTTGTCACATGAGatagaaaattatatttttataaaggcagaattttttgtttagttcttattttacagtatatcattaAAAGACTGTATGTGTACCAAAACATGAGGCTGGTGAATGTACAGTGTGTGGCAGGTACTTCTCATCCTCTGTCAGTATTAATAATAGAATAAGTCACACAGTAGCAGTAATGGTTGCTGTTGCATTTCCATGATCCTGTTATCCCCTCCCTTGGAGAGCTACAAATTACAGGGTGGATAGAATAATTCCCCACTATCTTgttcaataaaggttgaatGAATAAGAGCTATCGCCACTAAATGAAGCACAATTGTTATCTGGTTTGTCATTATGGATGACTAGCCTTATGTTATAATACAACGTggagatgcccccccccccccccccccccccccccccccaccctactGACAGCTGGcttctgtatttctttttttcaaagtgtTTCTGTTGCTCATATTGTTAAAAGAACGGCACAAAGCATAACCACGTGTTTTGCTTCCTGACTGATGTCTTACTGTTAAGAGTGGGGATGAGGGGGAGGAACAACAGCGATTCAGCATGTTGTTGCCGTCTGTCTCCACAGGCTCTTTGGAAGTTGTGTTTGTCAGAATGTGTCGTGCCTTTGACTCGCAAAACAACACGGTCTATTTTGACGGAAAGTACGCCGGGCCAGATGTGTTCAAGTCATTAGGTAAGTGGACACTTTACGccagtgtgcatgtgtttttgtgttaccttttgtgtgtgtgtgtgtgtgtgtgagtgtatgtgccTCACTCTTTTTCCCTTGATGTACCAGCCAAAATTAGAATCTCTTAATCTGCTCCACAAAATACTGAAGGCCTTGAAGCAAACACTGGGCGTTCATCCCTGCTTTACCTGGCATCGCCCGTCTCTGCGGCGCTCATTTATGCCAGGAGCGAGATGATAGCGAGGCATGGTTGCATCTGACTCCTGTAACTGTGGAATAAATACAGCCAGACAGAGCGCCTTTTGGGAGAAAGCTATCAAAACCATCACTGATAGGCTGACATAAAGAATCTCAGATAGCTCAAATAGCATTTTTGTTTAGCTGTCATGACATCACTGAGCCCCCCACCAAGGATTTTCCTCcacttccatttttttcaaggtgaaaaatatgcaaatgtgtCCCGCAGTGGTTGGAGATATGTTGAATTTATCCTTCTTGATGTAGTTAGTGTAAGTTACCTGACACACTCTGCTCGtactgtgtacagtatatatccaTCAAGCCATACGTTTTCTATATATTTCTGTAtcgagctggagtctatctaAGTGACTTTTGAGGAAGAGACAGGCTAACATATCACCTACCAAGCGCACAGCAAAAAACATTCATGCTCGCATTCACAGTTACAATTGAGAGTTTGCAATTAATTGCCTCACTCATTCAGTGCCATGTACGTTTATATTCGTCAGCTGGAATCCAACCAGCTGCCACTGGCAGCCCAACTTATCTGTGTGATTCAgatttgtaaaccactgtaatgactaacagatccctgtagatggctgCAGTCCATCGCTTttgatttgagatcagcacagcttttgactGGAAGATAAAGATTAGCGGGTGTATCTCAGCTTCTCATGTCGATTATGAGGGAAATTGCAACATGGAAGTCAGACAACTTGAAGCGTCTCAAACTCGTACAGAGTTTGTATATTTATGGTATAAACAAAGGTATATGTTTCGCTGGTTAGTAGAAAAGATGGCgtagttcatggagtgaatgccATGTAAAAAGGCCGCTGTTGATCAACTCAAGATATGCGGTGAGTCAACATCACTCACATCACATTTCTTAGTTGTACAGCTCTATATGAATTAGAGGTGCAAGGATTAATCTACAAGTAATCAATTATCAcattaatcatttagagaccttgtttaacttaaaattgtccagatcctcagaatttcagcctctcaacagtaaatattaataattatacttgttataataataataataaagcagactgattaactttgtgtttcatcaaaataagacatttggaaacgtctttttttttactttggaaaacaactaTCAACATTTTCGCCTATTTTCTGGCATTTTATGGACTAAATCGGTAACTGACTCATATTCACTTTATGTTTGtggattttctgcactgtcaatttggtGAAGTGTTCTGTTTTTTGAATAGATGGAcattttaaggttttttttctgattcATCGATTTAGCAAAAACATAATCAGCAGATGAATCGATAATTTTAAAACTCATTAGTAGCACCCtaatatgaattattattttgtcatcaAAAGTCTTGTTTAGTTAGTATGATGTATcatgaaagcaaaaaatattagtgTCAAAGCCATttttctgcttgacatgtttctgtTTGGTTAGAAATCAGTGTTTTTGGAGAAACTGCAGATTACTAAAGAActgaaaaagctagaaacaaacgAAAAGAAAATTCTGAGGAAAGAAAAGAGTctaatctttcttttggtgggttGGGTGcatatattgtcacagaacacaatattctttgggtcttgaaaaatcagtcaaaatgctttaGAActgctggcaatatggggaactctacTTTGAAGACGGccggcagtgaatgtgttcatgAATTTCCCATCCACTGTGCTGTTGATACGTTATGCATGCACTCACAATCTCCCATCGGTCACTTCTGGAGGAGGCCGACAGGAGTGATAGGCCTCCCGAGTTGCATCGGCATTCGCCTTCTATGCCTGGTAATTGATTCAACTAAACACCTTGATAGTGACCTAATTTTGCCTTGCATAATACCACCCAACTGCCAAAACTCAGTAAAAGCAGTGCCTGTTCTGCTTAAGATGTTCCCATGTGCTGTCAGCGTGCAGCTctgttattctttattttttcctcctcttcccctTCCTCTCCCCTCCCTGTGTGCCTCTCTCCCAATAAAGATCAAGAGTGAATGTTGTTCTTTGGTCTCCCTCATCCTAAGCTCTCTCGCTATGTCCTTTGCTGTGGCAGGCTGTGACGACTTGATCAGCTCCGTCTTCGAGTTTGGGAAAAACTTGTGTTCGATGCACCTGTCTGAGGATGAGATCGCCCTGTTCTCTGCCTTTGTGTTGATGTCTGCTGGTAGGTGTCAGTCACAgtgcaaaaagagaaaagacacCCAACCCCGATTTTGCGGTGACAAGGAACAAATGTACCACCCGCCTGTTTCTTTATCAATCAATACCTAAAATTAGTACCCTGAATGTACTTTTCTTATAACTGATTGGAGATTGCTGACTAATGGTGTGATCACTTTACCTCACAGACCGATCTTGGCTCCAGGAGAAGGTGAAAGTGGAGAAACTTCAGCAGAAGATTCAGTTGGCTCTCCAGCACGTCCTGCAGAAGAACCACCGAGAGGACGGCATTCTTACAAAGGTACTGACTTAAGACAATATGCCCATTATGTACACCAAATATACAATTTTTCCACTGAGAGTGCCTTGAGCAGGGGGAAGGATATCAGAGAAAATGTTAAGCATTATACACAAACCATCCAAAACTTTAGGCACACttgtacaatctaatgagagGCAATAAAAGAGTTGTTTAAAACGTTATGCCTTTGCAAAATAGTGAGCTCACTTTTGCTTGACAAAGACTCACAGAGAGGTATtattttaacagtatttgtattaATGTGGTTGTagattgttgttatttttctttagaACAAAGCTGTATTTGCCCCTGTAATGAATAACTTAACCAATATGTTAAGAACACCTATTAGTATTATGGAGATGTGTTGATGAAAATTAAGCATTGTTACCAAGAATATCAACTCATCAACCATAAACTATTGAGTGCTCTATAAATTACAGTGCATGACTTtttgtcatactgtatatcctaCTAACTGCTCATGAGACCAGGTTTTGCCATTGTTTAGGAACTGTAACTACCTCATACTTAACACTTTAGGCACTTATTAATATACCGGGAAATTCAAGATTTAAAATCTGTACAATTATTTGCGTACTTTGCAATGCTTGTCGGtgatgtattaaaaatatgattatttatttatatatgtatatacggtACATATACAGTTTAGTTGTCTCTCCACCACCAGAACACCAGAAcacaatccatttttttgtgcgCCGATTACAGATCCCACTTTTGTGTACTTGTAACAGTTGTTGAGATCCCAGCATAGGTTAAAAATGTCCTTTCAATTTTAAAGAAATGGTGTCATCACAAACTTAATTAACAGTTTCATTTGAGCTCATTCATTATTGGAaactaattgttttttgttgaccACATACTGTTGCCCGCGTTACCTGGTGCTTCCCaagctttattgagccaagacagatattttacattgaaatcTGACAatgcaccaacaaacaaaaacgtcaaGTTAATGGTACCTTCTGCCAACTAGTGGAAGAGCCTTTAATAGTTCTGTGTGTCattatatgtcgctggcataggtAGACACATTAAAGAAGAATTAAAGATAcaatatttgtagtaaataaatacttttcagaccaattaact includes these proteins:
- the LOC133478394 gene encoding nuclear receptor ROR-alpha A → MMYFVISAMKAQIEIIPCKICGDKSSGIHYGVITCEGCKGFFRRSQQSNAAYSCPRQKNCLIDRTSRNRCQHCRLQKCLAVGMSRDAVKFGRMSKKQRDSLYAEVQKHRLQQQQRDHQQQPGEAEPLTPSYGLSANGLTELHDDLSGYMDGHTPDGTKPDSAVSSFYLDIQPSPDQSGLDINGIKPEPICDFAPGSGFFPYCSFTNGETSPTVSMAELEHLAQNISKSHMETCQYLREELQQMTWQAFLQEEVESYQSKPREVMWQLCAIKITEAIQYVVEFAKRIDGFMELCQNDQIVLLKAGSLEVVFVRMCRAFDSQNNTVYFDGKYAGPDVFKSLGCDDLISSVFEFGKNLCSMHLSEDEIALFSAFVLMSADRSWLQEKVKVEKLQQKIQLALQHVLQKNHREDGILTKLICKVSTLRALCSRHTEKLTAFKAIYPDIVRAHFPPLYKELFGSDFEQSMPVDG